In the Corynebacterium gerontici genome, one interval contains:
- the fmt gene encoding methionyl-tRNA formyltransferase: MRLVFAGTPEVAVPTLTALIESEHEVSAVITRPDARKGRGRNLHPSPVKALALEHGIEVLTPSTIRQGTEEGDALRARLEALEPDCIPVVAYGNLIGPELLDLPRHGWMNAHFSLLPRWRGASPVQAALMAGDTQTGVTVFRIEQGLDTGPILGTYAEAMPNDATTESLLDHLAIKAGDLLCEVLDGLERGFVVPQPQDGEPSYAGKITTEQAHVDFHQDAATIERLIRALMPQPGAWAMLDDQRLKFGPISILDAAALEQELAAGCILVEKKRVLVGTADGVVQLGNVQPPGKKYMPARDWARGQHDLESKMFQ; the protein is encoded by the coding sequence ATGCGCCTAGTATTCGCCGGCACTCCCGAAGTTGCGGTTCCAACCCTCACCGCGCTCATTGAAAGTGAACACGAGGTGTCTGCCGTCATTACCCGCCCGGATGCGCGCAAGGGCAGGGGCCGAAACCTGCATCCATCGCCTGTCAAGGCTCTTGCCCTCGAGCACGGCATCGAGGTGCTCACCCCATCGACCATTCGTCAAGGCACCGAGGAAGGCGATGCTCTTCGGGCTCGCTTGGAAGCATTGGAGCCGGACTGCATTCCCGTGGTTGCGTACGGTAACCTCATCGGTCCAGAGTTGCTAGATCTTCCACGGCACGGTTGGATGAACGCGCATTTTTCCCTTTTGCCACGCTGGCGTGGCGCATCACCAGTGCAAGCGGCGCTTATGGCTGGCGATACACAAACTGGAGTGACGGTATTCCGCATCGAGCAGGGTTTGGATACCGGCCCCATCCTTGGAACCTATGCTGAGGCGATGCCGAACGATGCCACCACGGAAAGCCTGTTGGATCATCTGGCGATCAAAGCCGGGGATTTGCTTTGCGAGGTGCTCGACGGCCTTGAACGCGGTTTCGTTGTCCCTCAGCCACAAGACGGTGAACCGAGCTACGCCGGGAAAATCACCACGGAGCAAGCTCACGTCGATTTCCATCAGGATGCGGCCACGATTGAACGCCTGATCCGGGCACTCATGCCTCAACCCGGTGCTTGGGCCATGCTTGATGATCAGCGCTTGAAGTTTGGACCAATCAGCATCCTTGATGCCGCAGCGCTTGAGCAAGAACTCGCTGCAGGTTGCATCCTTGTGGAAAAAAAGCGGGTCCTTGTTGGCACCGCTGACGGGGTTGTGCAATTAGGGAACGTACAACCACCGGGGAAAAAGTACATGCCTGCTCGCGACTGGGCACGCGGCCAACACGACCTAGAAAGTAAGATGTTCCAATGA
- the def gene encoding peptide deformylase yields MTIRNIRIFGDPVLTTKAEDVTVYDAGLEQLVEDMLETMDAAGGVGLAANQIGVLKRVFVYDTAHTEGGLRGHIINPTWHSIGEDTQIGQEGCLSIPEIQKDVQRAQTVELRGYNVHGDPVSLVASGLLARCIQHEYDHLDGVLFLKRLSPALRKEAMREIRQSEWFQQ; encoded by the coding sequence GTGACTATCCGCAACATCCGCATCTTCGGAGATCCGGTCTTGACCACCAAAGCCGAGGACGTCACCGTTTACGATGCCGGTTTGGAACAACTGGTAGAAGACATGCTAGAAACCATGGATGCGGCAGGAGGCGTGGGTTTGGCTGCCAACCAGATTGGGGTGCTCAAGCGAGTCTTCGTGTACGACACCGCCCACACCGAAGGGGGTTTGCGGGGCCACATCATCAACCCCACGTGGCATTCAATTGGCGAGGACACCCAGATTGGCCAAGAAGGCTGCCTTTCTATCCCAGAAATCCAGAAAGATGTGCAGCGGGCTCAAACCGTCGAGTTGCGTGGTTACAACGTGCATGGGGACCCGGTGTCTCTTGTAGCCTCCGGGTTGCTCGCTCGTTGCATCCAGCACGAATATGATCACCTAGATGGGGTGCTATTTCTCAAGCGCCTGAGCCCGGCGTTGCGGAAAGAAGCGATGCGCGAGATCCGCCAATCTGAGTGGTTCCAACAATAA
- a CDS encoding primosomal protein N' codes for MSYARTPAPENPVAHVLPLLGISHLDRAFEYLITAEQHHEAKPGVRLRVKFSGRLVDAILLHRSDHQQHQGKLAWVERVISPEVVYPKRTRELVESLTVRYAGVTSDLIRLVVPPRHAKAEESDTHASWESIGEVAEPDLAGWLSFRHGQSFVDAVLRGAPARAAWQLLPCDPWMDHLGALATKVAIEGGGVLIVLPDQREVDAMEEALRRYVGAKQVTVLNAAQGPQARYRRYLSILHGQARIVVGTRSAAFAPVKNLRLTVIEDDGDENLVEPRAPYYHAREVLSTRSAQEHCALLIAGYARTAETQLLVESGWCHDLVAPPEVLKAKLPQIEAIEDSAFSIERDHQNYRGRIPAKAFRAMRTALDSDSPVLVQVARKGYIPGLSCARCRTPARCRACNGPLSFQDQQAHQGNVLTCRWCGRPETAFACVQCGHHGVRAQQRGSVRTAEEIGRAYAGTPVVVSGGNRVIDHIEHRAQIVVATPGAEPRVDGGYGAVVLLDAWMMLGREDLRASEDVMRTWSAAIALGKPAEQGGTVVIAADNALAEVQALLLWNVVGMAARELQLRRQVHFPPAYHMAAIDAPAAALEDFLELAQLPPATEILGPVDLPRDVHLPGEYDQQVYGPAQRILLRTPLQGRNDLGQALRAARVQKQARKNDLPLRIQIDPIRVG; via the coding sequence ATGTCTTACGCCCGCACCCCAGCGCCTGAAAACCCGGTGGCACATGTCCTGCCACTTCTGGGTATTTCGCACCTGGACCGGGCATTCGAGTACCTCATTACTGCCGAACAGCATCACGAAGCCAAACCCGGCGTCCGGCTCAGAGTTAAGTTTTCCGGCAGGCTTGTCGACGCCATACTGTTGCACAGGAGTGACCATCAACAGCACCAGGGCAAGCTTGCATGGGTAGAGCGTGTCATTTCGCCCGAGGTGGTCTACCCGAAACGAACCCGTGAGCTAGTGGAATCGCTGACGGTTCGCTACGCGGGCGTGACTTCAGATTTGATTCGACTCGTGGTTCCTCCGCGTCACGCAAAGGCGGAAGAATCTGACACTCACGCTTCGTGGGAATCGATTGGCGAGGTCGCTGAGCCAGATCTGGCTGGGTGGTTGAGTTTTCGGCACGGTCAGAGCTTCGTGGATGCAGTTCTCCGAGGGGCGCCAGCACGAGCAGCGTGGCAATTGTTGCCCTGTGATCCCTGGATGGATCATCTCGGGGCTCTGGCAACGAAGGTGGCGATCGAAGGTGGAGGCGTGTTAATCGTCTTGCCTGATCAACGCGAAGTTGACGCGATGGAGGAGGCTTTGCGCCGCTATGTCGGGGCGAAACAAGTCACGGTGCTCAATGCGGCTCAAGGTCCACAGGCCCGTTATCGGCGCTACCTGTCCATCTTGCATGGACAGGCGAGAATTGTGGTGGGTACGCGTAGCGCGGCGTTCGCACCGGTGAAAAATCTTCGCCTCACGGTGATCGAGGACGACGGTGATGAAAACCTGGTTGAGCCGCGGGCGCCCTATTATCACGCGCGGGAAGTACTCAGTACGCGCTCCGCACAAGAACATTGTGCATTGTTGATCGCAGGGTATGCCCGTACCGCGGAGACACAATTGCTGGTGGAATCGGGGTGGTGTCACGATCTTGTGGCGCCGCCTGAAGTGCTGAAAGCAAAACTGCCACAAATAGAGGCCATTGAAGATTCGGCCTTCAGTATCGAACGTGACCACCAGAACTATCGCGGACGTATACCGGCGAAAGCCTTTCGAGCGATGCGCACCGCATTGGACAGTGACTCCCCAGTGCTTGTCCAGGTAGCACGAAAGGGCTACATCCCCGGCCTGAGCTGCGCGCGGTGCCGCACGCCTGCACGCTGCCGGGCTTGCAATGGTCCATTGAGCTTTCAAGACCAGCAGGCGCACCAAGGCAATGTTTTAACGTGTCGTTGGTGTGGACGGCCCGAGACAGCGTTCGCCTGTGTGCAGTGTGGACATCATGGTGTGCGTGCTCAACAACGCGGGAGCGTGCGCACGGCAGAAGAAATCGGTAGGGCGTACGCGGGCACACCAGTAGTAGTTTCCGGTGGTAATCGGGTGATTGACCATATTGAGCACCGGGCGCAAATTGTGGTTGCTACGCCCGGCGCGGAGCCACGGGTCGATGGCGGCTATGGCGCGGTGGTGTTGCTTGACGCTTGGATGATGTTGGGGCGAGAGGACCTCAGGGCTTCCGAAGACGTTATGAGGACATGGTCTGCGGCGATTGCTCTTGGTAAACCGGCGGAGCAGGGCGGTACCGTCGTGATCGCCGCTGACAATGCCCTGGCCGAAGTGCAGGCGCTCTTGTTATGGAACGTTGTTGGGATGGCAGCGCGGGAACTGCAGCTTCGACGCCAAGTGCACTTCCCGCCCGCATACCACATGGCTGCCATTGATGCCCCCGCTGCAGCCCTGGAAGATTTTCTGGAGCTGGCGCAGCTACCACCGGCAACCGAAATACTTGGGCCTGTGGATTTACCAAGAGATGTTCACCTGCCCGGCGAATACGATCAACAGGTTTACGGGCCTGCGCAGCGGATCTTGTTGCGCACACCGTTGCAGGGCCGAAACGATCTTGGCCAGGCATTACGCGCGGCGAGAGTGCAAAAGCAGGCAAGGAAAAATGATTTGCCATTACGCATCCAGATTGACCCGATCCGGGTTGGCTAA
- the metK gene encoding methionine adenosyltransferase has product MNAVSPKLRLFTSESVTEGHPDKICDSISDTILDALLSVDPGARVAVETVATTGLVHVVGEVRTSGYVEIPRLVRDRLREIGFTSSDVGFDGTTCGVSVSIGEQSAEIGSGVDTSQEVRDGQSEELEDQAGAGDQGLMFGYATNETPTLMPLPIDLAHRLARRLTQVRKEGIVKHLRPDGKTQVTFAYDEAGAPVALDTVVVSSQHDPEVTQEWLRDQIKEHVVDWVLEDSGVVARLNASDYTLLVNPSGSFVVGGPMGDAGLTGRKIIVDTYGGMARHGGGAFSGKDPSKVDRSGAYAMRWVAKNIVAAGLAERAEVQVAYAIGRAKPVGLYVETFGTAQHGLDDEGIQQAVLEVFDLRPAAIIRELDLLRPIYADTAAYGHFGRDDLDLPWERTDRAETLQRAAGVAQ; this is encoded by the coding sequence GTGAACGCTGTATCTCCAAAACTTCGCCTTTTCACCAGCGAGTCGGTCACCGAGGGGCACCCAGACAAAATCTGCGATTCCATTTCTGACACCATCCTGGACGCTTTACTGTCGGTAGATCCGGGTGCCCGCGTGGCCGTCGAAACCGTAGCGACCACCGGTTTGGTCCATGTCGTGGGCGAGGTCCGCACGAGCGGTTATGTGGAGATTCCCCGATTGGTGCGCGATCGCCTACGGGAAATCGGATTTACATCTTCTGATGTGGGTTTTGACGGCACCACCTGTGGCGTATCGGTGAGCATCGGCGAGCAATCCGCCGAAATCGGTTCGGGTGTCGATACTTCCCAAGAGGTTCGCGATGGTCAGTCCGAGGAACTCGAAGATCAAGCGGGTGCCGGTGACCAGGGCCTGATGTTCGGTTACGCCACCAATGAAACGCCGACGTTGATGCCTTTGCCTATTGATTTGGCACACCGCCTCGCTCGTCGCCTGACTCAAGTGCGCAAGGAAGGCATTGTCAAGCATCTTCGTCCCGACGGCAAGACGCAGGTCACCTTTGCCTACGACGAAGCCGGTGCCCCTGTAGCGCTCGATACGGTCGTGGTGTCTTCGCAGCACGATCCCGAGGTCACTCAAGAGTGGTTGCGAGATCAAATCAAAGAGCACGTGGTGGACTGGGTGCTCGAGGATTCCGGGGTCGTTGCGCGTTTGAACGCAAGTGATTACACCTTACTGGTGAATCCCTCTGGTTCCTTCGTGGTGGGTGGCCCCATGGGGGACGCGGGCCTGACCGGCCGCAAGATCATCGTGGATACCTATGGCGGTATGGCTCGCCATGGCGGCGGCGCGTTTTCCGGCAAGGATCCGAGCAAGGTCGACCGCTCCGGCGCTTACGCGATGCGGTGGGTTGCCAAGAATATCGTTGCGGCAGGTCTGGCAGAGCGCGCCGAGGTTCAAGTCGCTTATGCGATCGGGCGGGCGAAGCCAGTCGGCCTCTACGTAGAAACGTTCGGCACCGCTCAACACGGCCTTGACGATGAAGGCATCCAACAAGCCGTACTCGAGGTATTCGATCTTCGCCCCGCAGCGATCATTCGCGAATTGGATTTGCTCCGCCCCATCTACGCCGATACTGCAGCGTACGGTCATTTCGGTCGCGATGACCTGGATTTGCCGTGGGAGCGTACAGATCGCGCCGAGACTTTGCAGCGCGCGGCGGGAGTAGCTCAGTAG
- the coaBC gene encoding bifunctional phosphopantothenoylcysteine decarboxylase/phosphopantothenate--cysteine ligase CoaBC — MNVVVGVAGGIAAYKACHVVRHFKEAGHQVRVVPTAAALNFVGAATFEALSGNPVSATVFDAVDEVQHVRVGKEADLVVIAPATADLLARMAHGCADDLLTTTLLVATCPVVVAPAMHTEMWEHPATQANVELLRSRGVIVLEPAHGRLTGNDTGPGRLLDPEQIVTLALAANASTSFRRDLEGKRVLITAGGTQEHIDPVRYIGNHSSGRQAYALAELAAQRGAEVSIVAANTEVLPTPAGAVVARVRSARDLQEAVFERAENQDVILMVAAVADVRPAEVAETKLKKGANDAQLQQLTLKENPDILRSLVQARDSGGMKAQPLIVGFAAETGSKERDALDLAREKLKRKGCDLLMFNEVSGDQVFGKLRNRGVLLGSDGSETPVADGTKLEVAGVILDEIAERLRRDS; from the coding sequence ATGAATGTGGTTGTCGGTGTAGCAGGTGGTATCGCCGCGTATAAAGCGTGCCATGTGGTTCGCCACTTTAAAGAAGCAGGGCATCAAGTGCGGGTGGTGCCGACTGCCGCTGCTCTGAACTTCGTCGGAGCGGCCACGTTCGAGGCGCTGTCTGGCAATCCGGTGAGTGCCACGGTGTTCGACGCTGTGGACGAAGTACAGCACGTCCGTGTTGGAAAAGAGGCTGACCTTGTAGTGATTGCGCCGGCGACAGCGGATCTACTCGCGCGCATGGCGCATGGTTGTGCCGACGATCTACTCACCACCACCCTCCTCGTGGCAACCTGTCCCGTGGTGGTGGCTCCAGCGATGCACACGGAAATGTGGGAGCACCCCGCTACGCAGGCAAATGTAGAGCTGCTGCGTTCACGTGGGGTGATCGTTCTCGAACCTGCGCACGGTAGGCTTACGGGCAATGACACCGGTCCCGGTCGTCTTCTCGACCCTGAACAAATCGTTACTCTTGCTTTGGCTGCAAACGCATCTACTAGTTTCAGACGCGACCTTGAGGGGAAGCGAGTTCTAATTACCGCAGGCGGAACTCAAGAGCATATCGATCCCGTGCGTTATATCGGCAATCATTCTTCGGGCCGTCAAGCCTATGCGCTCGCCGAACTTGCCGCGCAGCGTGGTGCTGAAGTTAGCATCGTGGCTGCGAATACTGAGGTTTTGCCTACCCCTGCCGGGGCTGTGGTGGCTCGTGTGCGTTCTGCTCGAGACCTGCAGGAGGCTGTGTTTGAGCGCGCCGAGAACCAGGATGTGATCTTGATGGTTGCGGCGGTAGCTGATGTGAGACCCGCGGAAGTGGCGGAAACGAAGTTGAAAAAAGGTGCTAACGATGCGCAATTGCAGCAACTTACTTTGAAGGAGAATCCGGATATTCTGCGGTCCCTGGTGCAGGCTCGCGACAGCGGAGGGATGAAGGCGCAACCGTTGATCGTCGGGTTTGCCGCGGAGACGGGGAGTAAGGAGCGCGACGCGCTGGACCTGGCTCGTGAAAAGCTCAAACGCAAGGGCTGCGACTTGCTGATGTTCAACGAGGTTTCTGGAGATCAGGTGTTTGGAAAGTTGCGGAATCGCGGTGTGCTGCTCGGTAGTGACGGCAGTGAAACACCAGTAGCCGATGGCACGAAGTTGGAAGTGGCTGGTGTGATACTCGATGAGATCGCGGAGCGACTTCGCCGAGACTCGTAA
- the rpoZ gene encoding DNA-directed RNA polymerase subunit omega — MLESNVIENNDSVFDTPTGITAPPIDELLKRVSSKYALVIFAAKRARQINSYFQDDEPGVFEFVGPLVTPETGEKPLSIALREIDAGLLEHEEG, encoded by the coding sequence GTGCTTGAAAGCAACGTGATTGAGAATAACGACAGCGTGTTTGACACGCCAACCGGCATCACCGCTCCGCCGATCGACGAATTGCTGAAGCGAGTTTCCTCGAAGTATGCGTTGGTGATCTTTGCTGCGAAGCGCGCACGGCAGATCAACAGCTATTTCCAGGACGATGAGCCGGGCGTCTTCGAATTCGTAGGGCCACTGGTGACCCCCGAGACAGGGGAGAAGCCGCTGTCGATTGCTTTGCGCGAAATCGACGCAGGGCTGCTCGAACACGAAGAAGGCTAA
- the gmk gene encoding guanylate kinase — protein MQGDNQMGRLVVLAGPSAVGKSTVVHRLREEVPNLYFSVSMTTRAPRPGEVHGQDYYFVTPEEFQGNIDRGQMLEWAEIHGGLQRSGTPAKPVDEALSAGRPVLVEVDLEGARNVAKLKPEAETVFLAPPSWEVLVARLTGRGTEAEDVIQRRLETARNELACSDEFKHVVVNEDLEDTIATLRSILLGGS, from the coding sequence ATGCAAGGCGATAACCAAATGGGTCGGCTCGTGGTGCTGGCTGGCCCTTCAGCCGTAGGCAAATCGACGGTGGTTCATCGCCTACGCGAAGAGGTGCCGAACTTGTACTTCTCGGTCTCAATGACCACCCGCGCTCCACGCCCGGGAGAAGTGCATGGTCAGGATTACTACTTCGTGACTCCGGAGGAGTTTCAAGGCAATATCGACCGCGGACAAATGCTCGAGTGGGCAGAAATTCACGGTGGACTGCAGCGCAGCGGCACACCGGCGAAGCCCGTCGACGAAGCGTTGTCTGCTGGCCGGCCGGTCTTGGTTGAGGTGGACCTTGAGGGAGCGCGCAACGTCGCCAAGCTAAAGCCTGAAGCTGAAACCGTGTTCCTTGCGCCGCCCTCCTGGGAGGTGCTGGTGGCTCGCCTGACGGGTCGGGGAACTGAAGCGGAAGACGTGATCCAGCGCCGTCTCGAAACCGCTCGCAATGAACTTGCGTGTAGCGACGAGTTTAAACATGTAGTGGTCAATGAAGATCTTGAAGACACGATCGCAACCCTGCGTTCGATTCTTCTAGGTGGATCATAG
- the mihF gene encoding integration host factor, actinobacterial type encodes MALPKLTDEQRKEALAKAAEARKARAELKEQLKRGDITLKEVLDKASSDEIIGKTKVSALLESLPKVGKVKAKEIMEELEIAQTRRLRGLGERQRRALLERFGFEG; translated from the coding sequence GTGGCCCTTCCCAAGTTGACTGACGAGCAGCGCAAGGAAGCCCTCGCGAAGGCTGCAGAAGCCCGCAAGGCACGCGCTGAGCTCAAGGAGCAGCTCAAGCGCGGCGACATCACCCTGAAGGAGGTCCTTGACAAGGCCTCTTCCGACGAGATCATCGGCAAGACCAAGGTGTCTGCTCTGCTCGAGTCCCTGCCCAAGGTTGGCAAGGTTAAGGCTAAGGAGATCATGGAGGAGCTGGAGATCGCTCAGACCCGACGTCTTCGTGGCCTCGGCGAGCGTCAGCGTCGCGCACTGCTCGAGCGCTTCGGCTTCGAAGGCTAA
- the pyrF gene encoding orotidine-5'-phosphate decarboxylase: MATFGERLYEATKEHGRLCVGIDPHAALLEQWGLSTDVRGLREFSQRCVEAFAGRCALVKPQVAFYEAFGSQGFAVLEETIAALREAGTLVLADAKRGDIGSTMQGYATAWLDPASPLCSDAVTVSPYLGFGSLAPLLQKANAHDAGVFVLAATSNPEARELQDQRDEHGLSIAQQIVNAVREENAAQHPGRDFGNCGVVVGATLERAPEMTQLRGPVLLPGVGAQGAGARDVARLAAGNEALAIPNVSRAVLKQGPDVDALSSALRTAAQDYPGIARP; the protein is encoded by the coding sequence ATGGCAACCTTCGGCGAACGCCTGTATGAAGCAACCAAAGAGCACGGGCGACTGTGCGTTGGTATTGATCCACATGCCGCACTTCTCGAGCAGTGGGGTCTATCCACCGACGTTCGTGGACTGCGAGAATTTTCGCAACGCTGCGTGGAGGCTTTTGCTGGACGGTGTGCACTTGTCAAGCCCCAGGTCGCTTTTTATGAAGCATTTGGTTCCCAGGGATTTGCGGTGTTGGAAGAAACCATTGCTGCGCTGCGGGAGGCCGGCACTTTGGTGCTTGCCGACGCCAAACGTGGCGATATTGGCTCCACCATGCAGGGGTATGCAACAGCGTGGCTCGATCCTGCCTCGCCACTGTGCTCCGATGCCGTTACCGTGTCTCCATACTTAGGTTTTGGTTCATTGGCGCCGTTGTTGCAAAAAGCAAACGCCCACGATGCAGGAGTGTTCGTGCTCGCCGCTACGTCCAACCCCGAAGCGCGGGAGCTTCAGGATCAACGCGACGAGCACGGATTGAGCATCGCACAACAGATTGTCAACGCGGTGCGGGAAGAAAATGCTGCACAGCATCCCGGGCGTGACTTTGGTAATTGCGGTGTTGTGGTTGGGGCGACCTTAGAACGAGCACCAGAGATGACTCAACTACGCGGACCGGTGCTTCTACCGGGCGTTGGTGCCCAGGGGGCAGGTGCGCGGGATGTGGCACGCCTGGCGGCTGGCAATGAGGCGCTTGCGATTCCAAATGTTTCCCGCGCGGTACTGAAACAGGGTCCAGATGTGGACGCGCTGTCGTCGGCATTGCGTACTGCCGCACAGGATTATCCAGGAATTGCACGACCGTAA